In the genome of Nocardioides seonyuensis, one region contains:
- a CDS encoding DUF6458 family protein, with product MGIGLGIILLVLGLIFAMGVVDLPASVDDVVATNTLGWILIIAGVLAIVLALVMNQQRARTTHVEERREI from the coding sequence ATGGGAATCGGACTCGGAATCATCCTGCTCGTTCTCGGCCTGATCTTCGCGATGGGTGTGGTCGACCTGCCCGCCAGCGTCGACGACGTCGTGGCCACCAACACCCTGGGATGGATCCTGATCATCGCGGGCGTGCTGGCCATCGTGCTCGCGCTCGTCATGAACCAGCAGCGCGCGCGGACCACGCACGTCGAGGAGCGCCGCGAGATCTGA
- a CDS encoding MCE family protein produces MTSRSLRSVAAGAVAVLLTTTAGCSAVSGGAYEMPLPGGPELGSDPMTVTAHFKDALDLVPQSSVKVGHVDVGQVTEIRLAEDGHSAVVEMQINDSTDLPAATTARIQQTSLLGEKFIGLLPVSPDPGGPRLEDGASIGLSTTTAAAGIEEVLGALSLLLNGGGLGQAQRISRELQQLNGGRTQEIKAFIRTVEQFVGGFDARRDDLVEAIDGIDVLTSTLAARTDTIDKALIELTPAISQLAEQRADLIEMLAALKKLSDVSVTTIDRSADAMVQDLKSLEPILDQLARSGRNLPRSLEILLTFPFPDSVLSAIEGDYFNTFLTLSLRTPGTTTLQPAPDASAPPLLIPPTEGLSTEGSSTEEPSPETGSTPEPSAETEPTTEPTTEPSTSPTPSVETSAPADDEQEVTGR; encoded by the coding sequence GTGACCAGCCGATCCCTCCGCTCTGTCGCCGCCGGCGCCGTCGCGGTGCTGCTGACCACCACCGCCGGGTGCAGCGCCGTCTCCGGTGGCGCCTACGAGATGCCGCTGCCCGGTGGCCCTGAGCTCGGCTCCGACCCCATGACCGTCACCGCCCACTTCAAGGACGCGCTCGACCTGGTTCCCCAGTCGAGCGTCAAGGTCGGGCACGTCGACGTCGGGCAGGTCACCGAGATCCGTCTCGCCGAGGACGGCCACAGCGCCGTGGTCGAGATGCAGATCAACGACTCCACCGACCTGCCGGCAGCCACCACGGCCCGCATCCAGCAGACCAGCCTGCTCGGCGAGAAGTTCATCGGGCTGCTGCCGGTCTCGCCGGATCCGGGGGGTCCGCGCCTCGAGGACGGCGCATCGATCGGCCTCAGCACGACGACCGCGGCGGCCGGCATCGAGGAGGTGCTCGGCGCGCTCTCCCTGCTGCTCAACGGCGGTGGCCTCGGGCAGGCCCAGCGCATCAGCCGCGAGCTCCAGCAGCTCAACGGCGGCCGCACCCAGGAGATCAAGGCCTTCATCCGCACCGTCGAGCAGTTCGTCGGCGGGTTCGACGCGCGCCGCGACGACCTGGTCGAGGCGATCGACGGGATCGACGTCCTCACCTCGACCCTGGCCGCTCGGACCGACACGATCGACAAGGCACTCATCGAGCTCACCCCGGCGATCTCCCAGCTCGCCGAGCAGCGCGCCGACCTGATCGAGATGCTGGCGGCCCTGAAGAAGCTCTCCGACGTCAGCGTGACGACGATCGACCGCTCCGCCGACGCCATGGTCCAGGACCTCAAGAGCCTCGAGCCGATCCTCGACCAGCTGGCCCGGTCGGGCCGCAACCTCCCGCGCTCGCTCGAGATCCTGCTGACGTTCCCGTTCCCGGACTCGGTGCTCTCGGCGATCGAGGGCGACTACTTCAACACCTTCCTCACCCTGAGCCTGCGCACCCCCGGCACCACCACCCTGCAGCCCGCACCCGACGCCTCTGCGCCACCGCTGCTCATCCCGCCGACCGAGGGGTTGTCGACCGAGGGGTCCTCCACGGAGGAGCCGTCACCGGAGACAGGCTCGACACCGGAGCCGTCCGCGGAGACCGAGCCCACGACCGAGCCCACCACGGAGCCCTCGACCTCACCGACACCGTCGGTCGAGACGTCCGCTCCCGCCGATGACGAGCAGGAGGTGACCGGACGATGA
- a CDS encoding MCE family protein, translated as MITKRVKFQVMAFLVIAALGISYVSAEYVGLGRLFGQGGYSVKVALPESGGIFENAEVTYRGVPVGRVGELTLVDDGILVDLDLAEDGPQIPADLTLVVANRSAIGEQYVDLRPTSNGAPYLEDGAEITATADALPVKVEAFLGNAIALTDSLPRKDLRRTVDELYDASRGASDDLRALIDASDSLVVVAEENFNVTASLIDSAPTVLATQHRSADNIASFSRDLQLMAETLEANDRSLRDLIAASPDMAREVESLIDEVGAPLGVLLGNLLTANDIFSAHSAGFEDVLIRAPEAVSAARDVLGPNGLQLGLVTSFTNPLPCTTGYSGTNMRRGTDTGKGRLNINAGCTANMVRGPARAPRGQVRVVANDTVTVPSSLAELMGAQ; from the coding sequence ATGATCACCAAGCGGGTCAAGTTCCAGGTGATGGCGTTCCTCGTCATCGCAGCCCTGGGCATCAGCTACGTCTCCGCCGAGTACGTCGGGCTGGGCCGGCTCTTCGGCCAGGGCGGCTACTCGGTGAAGGTCGCCCTCCCCGAGTCCGGCGGCATCTTCGAGAACGCCGAGGTCACCTACCGCGGGGTCCCGGTGGGCCGAGTGGGCGAGCTGACGCTGGTCGACGACGGCATCCTCGTCGACCTCGACCTCGCCGAGGACGGCCCACAGATCCCCGCCGACCTCACGCTCGTCGTCGCCAACCGCTCCGCCATCGGCGAGCAGTACGTCGACCTGCGTCCGACCAGCAACGGGGCCCCCTACCTCGAGGACGGCGCCGAGATCACCGCCACGGCCGACGCGCTGCCGGTCAAGGTCGAGGCCTTCCTCGGCAACGCCATCGCGCTCACCGACTCGCTCCCCCGCAAGGACCTGCGCCGCACCGTCGACGAGCTCTACGACGCCTCTCGCGGTGCCAGCGACGACCTGCGTGCGCTGATCGACGCCTCCGACAGCCTCGTCGTGGTGGCCGAGGAGAACTTCAACGTCACCGCCAGCCTGATCGACTCAGCACCCACGGTGCTGGCCACCCAGCACCGCTCGGCCGACAACATCGCCTCCTTCAGCCGCGACCTGCAGCTGATGGCCGAGACCCTCGAGGCCAACGACCGCAGCCTTCGCGACCTGATCGCCGCCTCCCCCGACATGGCTCGCGAGGTCGAGTCCCTGATCGACGAGGTGGGTGCGCCCCTCGGAGTCCTGCTGGGCAACCTGTTGACGGCCAACGACATCTTCAGCGCCCACTCCGCCGGCTTCGAGGACGTGCTGATCCGCGCCCCCGAGGCGGTCTCCGCAGCGCGCGACGTCCTCGGTCCCAACGGGCTGCAGCTCGGCCTCGTCACCAGCTTCACCAACCCGCTGCCCTGCACCACCGGCTACTCGGGCACCAACATGCGCCGGGGCACCGACACCGGCAAGGGCCGCCTCAACATCAACGCCGGCTGCACCGCCAACATGGTGCGCGGGCCCGCCCGTGCTCCCAGGGGCCAGGTGCGTGTGGTGGCGAACGATACGGTGACGGTGCCCTCGAGCCTGGCCGAGCTGATGGGCGCCCAGTGA
- a CDS encoding maleylpyruvate isomerase family mycothiol-dependent enzyme, with protein MTESASPPESRSPEPGTDQSAANADLAGVPELRQCVDAWWEAIDSFIKLMETVPPEQWATPTDLPGWDVHAVVAHIAHLESLLAGEAHDEVDVSDAPHVRGVMGTFTEQGVVARRDRSADELINEIHESTTKRHTSLVADPPTDPDAPAPGLFGAIGWSTRTLLRNRPLDVWMHEQDVRRAVGIPGGLDSSAAVHTASYLLESLPIVVAKRAKAPAGATVVVEVEGHGSTAVRVGEDGRGSAVAVPDEPTTRLRTDREAFILLAGGRRAVEQGRVEVDGDTELAERVLAAMAVTP; from the coding sequence ATGACTGAGTCCGCCTCCCCGCCCGAGTCCCGCTCCCCGGAGCCCGGCACGGACCAGTCCGCCGCGAACGCCGACCTCGCCGGTGTGCCTGAGCTGCGACAGTGCGTCGATGCGTGGTGGGAGGCGATCGACTCCTTCATCAAGCTCATGGAGACGGTCCCCCCCGAGCAGTGGGCGACACCGACCGACCTGCCGGGTTGGGACGTCCACGCGGTCGTGGCCCACATCGCCCACCTCGAGTCCCTGCTCGCAGGAGAGGCGCACGACGAGGTCGACGTCTCGGACGCGCCGCACGTCCGCGGCGTGATGGGCACGTTCACCGAGCAGGGGGTCGTGGCGCGCCGGGACCGCAGCGCCGACGAGCTGATCAACGAGATCCACGAGTCCACCACCAAGCGCCACACCTCCCTGGTCGCCGACCCACCGACCGATCCCGACGCGCCCGCCCCCGGCCTCTTCGGCGCCATCGGCTGGTCCACCCGCACCCTCCTGCGCAACCGACCGCTCGACGTGTGGATGCACGAGCAGGACGTCCGCCGTGCGGTGGGGATCCCCGGCGGGCTCGACTCGAGTGCCGCCGTGCACACCGCCTCCTACCTCCTCGAGAGCCTGCCGATCGTGGTGGCCAAGCGGGCCAAGGCGCCCGCCGGTGCCACTGTCGTGGTCGAGGTGGAGGGCCACGGGTCCACTGCGGTCCGGGTGGGCGAGGACGGTCGCGGCTCCGCGGTCGCTGTCCCCGACGAGCCGACCACTCGGCTGCGCACCGACCGTGAGGCGTTCATCCTGCTCGCGGGCGGTCGTCGCGCGGTCGAGCAGGGCCGGGTGGAGGTCGACGGCGACACCGAGCTCGCAGAGCGCGTGCTCGCCGCGATGGCTGTGACGCCGTGA